The window CGGCTCCACCCCGGCCGAGGTGAAGACGCCGATGCCGGTGACCTTCTCCCGGATACCGCGCAACTCCACCCGGTCGCGCACCGCCAGCGCGCCGGCGAACAGCCGGACGTAGGCCACCTTCTCACCGGCCCGGACACGCTCGATCTTGAACACCGTGCCTGACAGCGGCCCGTCGACATCCCCGTCAGCCGCGGGCAGCAGCCGGGCGATGCCGGCCAGCAGCTCGGCCACTCCCGCCCCGGTGATCGCCGAGCCGAAGAACACCGGATGCACCAGGCCACGCCGGGTCCGGTCGGCGAGGGAGTCCAGCAGCCGGACGTAGGAGACCGCCGACTCGTCCTCGACGTAGGCAGAAAGCAACGCGTCGTCGTCGGAGCTCAGCAGGTCGAGCAGCCGCGCGCTGAACGCAGAATCATCCGCCCCGTACGGCTGAAAGTCCGCGCCACGGCTTCCGAGGCCGGTCACCGAGCCCATCGCTGTGATCCGGGGCGTCAACCGGTCGGCGATGCCGGCGAGCACGCCGTCGTCCCGGGCGCCGCGGCGGTCGATCTTGTTGACGAAGATCAGCGTCGGCACCCGCAGCCGGCGCAGCGCGCGCATCAGCACCAGGGTCTGCGGTTGCACGCCCTCCACCGCCGAGATCACCAGCACCGCCCCGTCGAGCACGCCGAGCACCCGCTCGACCTCGGCGATGAAGTCCGGATGCCCAGGTGTATCCAGCAGGTTGACGCTGACGTCGTCGATCACGAAGGACGCGACGGCCGCCCGGATGGTGATGCCGCGCTCGCGCTCCAGGGCCAGCGAGTCGGTGCGGGTGCTGCCGGCGTCCACGCTGCCGATCTCGTCAACAGCGCCGGTGTTGAACAGCAGTCGTTCGGTCAGGCTGGTCTTTCCGGCGTCAACATGCGCCACCACCCCGAGGTTCAATCTCTTCACAAAGCGCCATGCCCTCACGTCGGTTGACAGGTGTCAGCTGGGTGGACGTGAACGCTTGGCGCATCTGGGGGCTCCTTTGATCGGCGAAACAGGACGCCCGCATCGGGCGCAGCTCAGTGCAGCACCCATGCAGGAGCAAGGCAACCGAAATACTGGGGTGAAGTTCGACGCTAGCTGCGGTAGTAAGAACGTCCTGGTAACGAAGTCCGATGCCGCGCCTTATCAGAAGGATTCGTGGTACCGAGTGCTCCACTCAACGACGGCTCGCGCGCGCTGCCAGGTCTTGCTGGATGTGAGGCGTTGCGCTTCAGTGAGGGAGTCTCGGGCTTCTGAGTACTTCGTATAGCCCGTGCCCATGACGATGCCGATCGCCGCGACGATGAAGAGTGCGAGGAAGTGGGTGTCGGCGGCGGATCTGATTGAGTCGACTTCGTTGGACAGACCGATGTGCAGAGCCAGCAGGATGATCCATCCGGCTGCGAGTGTGCGGCCTGGCTCGGAGCCCTTTGCCCGATTCAAAGGAGTTCCCAGACGGCTTCGCCACGACCACCAACCTGCCACTGCGGTGCAGATACCGTGAACGACTAGAAGCGTGATTATTAATCGCCGGTGCGAGATCGGAGCCCACGCAAGCAGCGACGCCAAGCCGAGGTCGAGTGTTGCCACCGTGTAGATCGCTGCCCACTCGCTTGCCGTCGTCATCGTCAGGCCGACGGTGAACAAAGTCGCGCTTGCCAGGAGGAGCCACATCGCGAGGTCAATTCCCGGGCCGGTCAGCTGGCCGCACTGGTCCCGTTGCGTCAACCCAACGGCGTAACTAACTGCGGAACCGATGAAGCACGGTGTGGCAAGACTCTGCAGAATTCCGCCGAAGCGTATGACAAGGGGGTGAGGATGCGCTGGAGCCCTCCGCGCGCAATATGCGATCCAATACATGACCGCACCTATCGCGATCGTGATGATAAGAGTCGCCCACGAAAAATCTGCTGACGCCGACGCGCAGCCGTCGGCAGCGGCTGCACTCACCTCCCATGGTGAACCGGTCCATGGCACTGACACGGGGGCAACGCTCTCACAGACCTCAGCCTTAGCCTGGACGGCTTGCTGGTGTACTGAGCCTGGCTTGGCAGATCAGCGCAGCAGGTCGCGCAGCGCTTCCTCGATGTGCGGATGCCGGAACGAGAACCCCTCGGCCAGCAGCCGCTTCGGAACCGCGCGCCGGCCGGTCAGCGCCAGCGCAGGGTCTGATCGCAGGACGAGAGCGCCGAGCCGCACCGCGAAGGTCGGGGTGGGCGGCGCGGGCGGGCGGTGCACAGCGCGGCGCAGCGCCGCCATCAACTCGGCGTTGCGCACCGGGTTCGGAGAGCTGGCCACCAGGACGCCGGCGCCGCCTTCCAGCACCCGGCGCACGATGGCCAGCCAGTCCTCGATGTGCACCCAGCTCACCCACTGCCGGCCGTCGCCGATCCGCCCACCCAGCCCCCAGCGGGCCAGGCCGGCCAGCCGGTCCAGGGCAGGGGTGTCGCGATCGAGCACGATGCCGGTCCGAAGCAGCACCGCGCGGTCGGCGTTGACCTGCGCGGCCGCCGCCTCCCACGCCCTGGCCACCCCGGCCATCTGCGGCGGGCCGTCCGCCGGCGGGGAATCCTCGTCCAACAGCTGCTCGCCGGCATCGCCGTGGATCGCCAGGGTGGAGGCCTGGATCCACACCGGCAACGGGTCATCGAGAGCCGCGGCCGCGGCGGCCAGCGCCCGGGTCGGCTCCACCCTCGAGCTCGTCAGCAACGCGATCCCGGCCCGCGTCGGCGGCCGGTCGACCAGCTCGCCCGCCAAATTCACCAGCGCCGCACCCGGCAGCTCGGCCGCCCACGCGCCGACACCGCGGCCGTCCCAGCGCACCTGCCGGTGGCGGCCCGAGCCAGGCGAGCGGGTCAGGATGACCACCTCATGCCCCCTCGCCGCGAGGTCATCGGCCAGCCGACGTCCCAGCGCGCCGGTGCCGCCCGCGATCACGACCTTCACGTGGCGACGTTTCGGCTGACGAGGGCGGCGGGTCGTCGGTTCCTCACCCGGCTCATCATGCCTGGTCAGCCCATTACGATCGCTGACATGATCGGCGGCAACCCTCTTCTCAGGGACGCCGTCATCAGGGACGCCCGCGAGAGCGACGCCGCGGCCTGCGCGGCGATCTACCGGCCCTACGTCACCGACACCGCCATCTCGCTCGAGACCGAACCGCCGTCGCCGGCCGAGATGGCCGAGCGCATCGCCAGCGCCGTCCGCAGTCACGCCTGGCTGGTGCTGGAAGCTGAGGGAGCATCGCAGCGAGGCACGAGCGAGGAGCAGACCGAAGTGGCGACCGCTGAGGGAGCATCGCAGCGAGGCACGAGCGAGGAGCGGACCGACGTGGCGACCGTCGGCGGGCGG of the Jatrophihabitans sp. genome contains:
- a CDS encoding TIGR01777 family oxidoreductase gives rise to the protein MKVVIAGGTGALGRRLADDLAARGHEVVILTRSPGSGRHRQVRWDGRGVGAWAAELPGAALVNLAGELVDRPPTRAGIALLTSSRVEPTRALAAAAAALDDPLPVWIQASTLAIHGDAGEQLLDEDSPPADGPPQMAGVARAWEAAAAQVNADRAVLLRTGIVLDRDTPALDRLAGLARWGLGGRIGDGRQWVSWVHIEDWLAIVRRVLEGGAGVLVASSPNPVRNAELMAALRRAVHRPPAPPTPTFAVRLGALVLRSDPALALTGRRAVPKRLLAEGFSFRHPHIEEALRDLLR